A genomic region of Nymphaea colorata isolate Beijing-Zhang1983 chromosome 2, ASM883128v2, whole genome shotgun sequence contains the following coding sequences:
- the LOC116246897 gene encoding cytochrome P450 89A2-like yields MGESMDSCSIFLALLFVTVSLAIFLFRLPSSERNGKGKARRRLPPGPLPLPIIGNIHQLGFNFAYIVPSLRRIRARYGPVFRLYLGNQTVVFITSRDLAHQALVQMGAALAGRPLSPASARIVNLNQHSINSADYGPLWRLFRRNLMAETLNPGRTKAFSEGRRWVMDVLRDRLQDEAEQSGGVVAPIGAFHYAMFCLLLFMCFGEKLDEVTVRKVENPLRDLLVNLTRFNLLGFFPWLSKIFFRRRWHHLAELKRNEVETLLPLIRARLGVEQKNWFCYADSLLTLEHPEGRRLSEGEIATLCGEFLNAGTDTTSTVLQWVMANLVRSPKIQAKLYSEVVSVVGDREEVAEEELTQMPYLKAVILEALRRHSPGQLLLPHAATEEGVSVAGYHIPKNATVNFVVGDMALDEEVWKDPMEFRPERFMPGGEGEDVDITGTTEVKMIPFGAGRRICPGMGLAVLHLQYYVANLVREFEWSVVDGEEIDLTEKVEFTVVMKHPLRARLAPRNRPQ; encoded by the coding sequence atgggCGAAAGCATGGACAGCTGCTCTATCTTTCTCGCCCTCCTCTTCGTCACTGTCTCCTTAGCCATCTTCCTCTTCCGCCTCCCGTCTTCTGAGCGCAACGGCAAGGGCAAAGCTCGACGTCGCCTCCCGCCTGGCCCATTGCCGCTGCCCATCATCGGTAACATCCATCAACTGGGCTTCAACTTTGCCTATATCGTGCCCTCCCTCCGCCGAATTAGAGCTCGTTATGGGCCAGTCTTCCGTCTCTATCTTGGCAATCAAACAGTGGTTTTCATTACTAGTCGTGACCTGGCCCATCAGGCCCTGGTTCAGATGGGCGCAGCTTTGGCAGGAAGGCCTCTTTCCCCTGCCTCTGCACGCATCGTCAATCTCAACCAGCACAGCATCAACTCTGCGGACTACGGCCCATTGTGGCGCCTCTTTCGCCGCAACCTCATGGCAGAGACGCTCAACCCGGGCCGGACCAAGGCCTTCTCGGAGGGTCGGCGGTGGGTCATGGATGTCTTGAGAGACAGGCTACAAGACGAAGCAGAGCAAAGTGGCGGAGTAGTAGCCCCCATCGGCGCCTTCCATTATGCCATGTTCTGCTTACTCCTCTTTATGTGCTTTGGCGAGAAGCTGGACGAGGTCACCGTTCGAAAGGTAGAAAATCCGCTGCGTGACCTGCTCGTCAACCTTACCCGGTTTAACCTATTGGGCTTCTTCCCTTGGCTTTCCAAGATTTTCTTCCGAAGACGGTGGCATCATCTCGCGGAGCTCAAGCGCAACGAAGTGGAAACACTGCTTCCCCTCATTCGAGCCCGGTTGGGGGTCGAGCAGAAGAATTGGTTCTGCTACGCGGATTCACTCCTCACTCTAGAACACCCGGAGGGGAGGCGACTCAGCGAGGGGGAGATTGCGACACTTTGCGGAGAGTTCCTCAACGCCGGCACAGACACGACGTCGACAGTACTACAGTGGGTGATGGCCAACTTGGTGCGGAGCCCCAAGATTCAAGCCAAGTTGTATAGTGAGGTTGTGAGCGTCGTGGGGGATCGTGAGGAGGTTGCAGAGGAGGAGCTAACACAGATGCCTTACCTCAAGGCAGTGATTCTCGAGGCGTTGAGGAGACATTCACCAGGCCAGTTGCTGCTACCGCATGCAGCCACTGAGGAGGGGGTCAGCGTTGCCGGCTATCACATACCAAAGAATGCGACTGTGAACTTCGTGGTTGGGGATATGGCGTTGGACGAGGAGGTGTGGAAAGACCCCATGGAGTTCCGGCCAGAGAGGTTCATGCCAGGAGGGGAGGGCGAAGATGTGGACATCACCGGCACCACGGAGGTAAAGATGATCCCCTTTGGCGCGGGCAGAAGGATATGCCCTGGGATGGGCTTAGCGGTGCTGCACCTCCAGTATTACGTAGCCAACTTGGTCCGCGAATTTGAATGGTCCGTCGTAGACGGTGAAGAGATAGACCTCACCGAGAAAGTCGAGTTTACCGTGGTGATGAAGCACCCTCTCAGGGCACGCCTTGCACCTAGAAACCGCCCGCAATAG